A stretch of Fundicoccus culcitae DNA encodes these proteins:
- a CDS encoding Crp/Fnr family transcriptional regulator: MTTHHHHHDALGHHQCVRLVPIFNHLEDDQMNEIMQVAQSRQYKKGEMIYMAGDESDALYIVSSGKIRIYRLSESGKEQLVRILTPGEFTGELALFRESIHTNYAEAMSNTQVCMITRADLQEFLLKYPSISLKLLQEFSNRLDQSETQTTRFATEKVDTRIAYFLSDLMEDEGGSMIVDLPMTKKDMASYLGTTPETISRKLADFEDAGYIHQISNRKIEILDLDEMLMV; the protein is encoded by the coding sequence ATGACAACACATCACCATCATCATGATGCGCTAGGACACCATCAGTGTGTGCGTTTGGTTCCGATATTTAATCATTTAGAAGACGATCAGATGAATGAAATTATGCAAGTGGCACAATCTCGCCAATATAAAAAAGGTGAGATGATTTATATGGCGGGGGATGAATCCGATGCCTTGTACATTGTTAGTAGTGGAAAAATACGGATTTATCGGTTATCGGAATCTGGAAAAGAGCAGTTGGTGCGGATTTTAACGCCGGGTGAATTTACGGGGGAATTAGCTTTATTTAGGGAATCCATTCATACCAATTATGCGGAGGCCATGTCGAATACGCAAGTGTGTATGATTACACGGGCGGACTTGCAGGAATTTTTGTTAAAATATCCTTCGATTTCTTTGAAGTTATTACAAGAATTCTCGAATCGGTTAGATCAATCAGAAACACAAACGACGCGGTTTGCGACCGAAAAAGTGGATACACGGATTGCGTATTTTTTATCGGATTTAATGGAAGATGAAGGCGGGTCGATGATTGTGGATTTGCCGATGACCAAGAAAGATATGGCCTCGTATTTGGGAACAACACCCGAAACGATTTCGAGGAAATTAGCTGATTTTGAAGATGCCGGTTATATTCATCAAATCAGCAATCGTAAAATTGAAATTCTAGATTTAGATGAAATGTTGATGGTTTAA
- a CDS encoding DUF4386 domain-containing protein → MNNTTISLNTLGKIIGITLIIMAIISGIAFGGLHPQLFQTDTANLFSHLQTTSNLLRLDIFLWLMVIVTDIIVSWALHLYLRHINPDLSLVAAWTRLIYTSILATAVSELIKILNLTQIHIIADPSAQIQLLEQNFNLVWSFGLIIFGLHLILIGYIARQTQHIPKIISYLVILAGLSYCLVHSLDLILPQGHFVASSIETILLLPMTVGELGFGLWLLVKGARLERNKA, encoded by the coding sequence ATGAATAACACAACCATTTCATTAAACACATTAGGCAAAATCATTGGTATCACTTTAATCATTATGGCAATCATCTCTGGCATAGCCTTTGGCGGCTTACATCCCCAGCTCTTTCAAACAGACACAGCCAACCTATTCAGTCACCTACAAACCACCTCAAACCTACTGAGACTAGATATTTTTCTCTGGCTAATGGTGATAGTGACCGATATCATCGTCAGTTGGGCTCTCCACCTCTACTTACGCCATATCAATCCCGACCTGTCTCTGGTCGCAGCTTGGACCCGCCTCATTTATACAAGCATTTTAGCCACGGCAGTCAGCGAATTAATCAAAATCCTGAACCTCACCCAAATACATATCATTGCCGACCCGTCTGCTCAAATCCAATTACTAGAACAAAATTTTAACTTAGTCTGGTCATTCGGCTTAATTATTTTCGGTCTTCACTTAATCCTCATAGGATACATTGCACGCCAAACACAACACATCCCTAAAATCATTAGCTACTTAGTTATTCTAGCTGGCTTGTCCTACTGTCTCGTTCACAGTTTGGATTTAATATTACCTCAAGGCCATTTCGTAGCAAGTAGCATCGAAACCATCTTACTATTGCCAATGACCGTCGGTGAATTAGGGTTTGGGCTTTGGCTCTTAGTGAAAGGAGCTCGTTTAGAAAGAAATAAGGCTTAA
- the recQ gene encoding DNA helicase RecQ: MPTTLESVLQQYFGYGHFRPGQKEIITTLLAKQDALGVLPTGGGKSICYQLPALIMPGLTVVVSPLISLMKDQVDTLQQQGIAAAYLNSTISEGDFQAIIAQLNQGAIKLLYVAPERLENNGFTEFLSRQNIAMVAVDEAHCVSQWGFDFRPSYRNIHQFVQQLSQRPVIAAFTATATTVVQEDIVKQLHLREPKVFINSFDRPNIKFSVLEPANRDSALYKLINHDEAIIIYANTRKQVDKLYTDLRKNGYATGRYHAGMSNEERLKSQDAFINDETNIIVATNAFGMGIDKTDVRKVIHYNLPKDLESYYQEAGRSGRDSLPSEAILLYKAQDIMTNKFLIAQSNDEMAQNRLDIMIQYANFTGCLRNFTLRYFGEKPSEPCGNCSNCVDPVQHLDVTKESQMILSSMLRMKYHFGMTLIIDVLRGSKNQRVLENHFDQLSTYGLMKDYSTQQIRDIISAMVAHGYIGVTEHRGLFVTASAKDILKGQQQLTIKQRNYQSENQQATRTHKRSTAVNSDLFEELRQVRAELARAESVPAYIVFSNKSLEDMASSMPRNYAEFLQVEGVGTVKAEKYAGHFLPVIENYQTQTPPNKYHSEKPKVSAVVSEEKPQGQASYLISVELANEGLTPYEIAIERGFTETTILKHLTEAAEEGELEEFKADVPATVKRQIKEQFNKIGTSSLSAVKIELPEEISYDEIKYVLIDYLVNDR, translated from the coding sequence GTGCCAACAACATTAGAATCTGTTTTACAACAATATTTTGGCTATGGTCACTTTCGGCCAGGCCAAAAAGAAATCATTACAACTTTGTTAGCGAAGCAAGACGCGTTAGGGGTACTTCCAACTGGTGGAGGTAAATCAATTTGTTATCAGTTACCGGCTCTCATTATGCCAGGTTTAACCGTTGTGGTATCCCCACTAATTTCTTTAATGAAGGATCAAGTTGATACACTGCAGCAACAAGGGATTGCTGCAGCTTATTTGAATTCAACGATTTCTGAAGGGGATTTTCAAGCGATTATTGCTCAACTTAATCAAGGTGCTATAAAGTTATTGTATGTAGCGCCAGAAAGATTAGAAAATAATGGCTTTACTGAATTTCTCAGTCGACAAAATATTGCCATGGTGGCTGTCGATGAGGCGCATTGTGTATCGCAATGGGGCTTTGACTTTCGACCGTCTTATCGTAATATTCATCAATTTGTACAACAGCTTTCGCAACGGCCGGTCATTGCGGCTTTTACAGCAACTGCCACAACGGTTGTCCAAGAGGATATTGTGAAACAACTTCATTTGCGGGAACCGAAGGTCTTTATTAATTCGTTTGATCGTCCCAACATAAAATTTTCGGTCCTTGAACCGGCGAATCGCGATTCAGCTCTCTATAAATTGATAAATCACGATGAGGCGATTATTATATATGCCAATACGCGTAAACAAGTGGATAAATTATATACCGATTTGCGCAAAAATGGCTATGCGACGGGACGTTACCATGCGGGTATGTCCAATGAAGAACGCTTGAAATCGCAAGATGCTTTTATCAATGATGAGACCAATATCATTGTGGCAACCAATGCCTTTGGTATGGGGATTGATAAAACCGATGTCCGTAAAGTCATTCATTATAATCTGCCTAAAGATTTAGAAAGTTATTATCAAGAAGCAGGCCGTTCGGGGCGTGATTCATTGCCTTCGGAGGCTATTTTACTGTATAAAGCCCAAGATATTATGACTAATAAATTTCTGATTGCCCAAAGTAATGACGAAATGGCACAAAATAGGCTTGATATTATGATTCAATATGCGAATTTTACGGGTTGTTTACGTAATTTCACCTTGCGGTATTTTGGGGAAAAGCCGAGTGAACCTTGTGGGAATTGTTCAAATTGTGTGGACCCCGTTCAACATTTAGACGTCACCAAAGAAAGTCAAATGATTTTATCAAGTATGCTACGTATGAAATACCATTTTGGGATGACCTTAATTATCGATGTTTTGCGTGGTAGTAAAAACCAACGGGTTTTAGAAAATCATTTTGATCAATTGTCGACCTATGGCTTGATGAAAGATTATTCGACCCAGCAAATTCGAGATATTATTTCTGCGATGGTCGCCCACGGCTATATTGGCGTGACGGAACACCGAGGGCTGTTTGTCACCGCCAGTGCCAAGGACATCTTAAAAGGGCAACAGCAATTAACTATTAAGCAACGAAACTATCAAAGTGAAAATCAACAAGCAACGCGAACGCATAAACGTTCTACGGCGGTTAATTCTGATTTGTTTGAAGAACTGCGTCAAGTACGCGCCGAGTTAGCCCGAGCGGAATCTGTCCCTGCTTACATCGTTTTTTCAAACAAATCCTTGGAAGATATGGCCAGTTCGATGCCGCGCAATTACGCAGAATTTTTGCAAGTTGAAGGCGTGGGTACCGTTAAAGCCGAAAAATATGCAGGGCACTTTTTACCCGTTATTGAAAATTACCAAACCCAAACCCCTCCAAATAAATACCACAGTGAAAAGCCAAAGGTTTCAGCTGTTGTTTCGGAGGAAAAACCTCAAGGCCAGGCTTCTTATTTAATCAGTGTGGAATTAGCCAACGAAGGTTTAACCCCATACGAAATAGCGATTGAAAGAGGCTTTACTGAAACGACAATTTTAAAACATCTAACAGAGGCTGCTGAAGAAGGGGAGCTTGAGGAATTTAAAGCAGATGTCCCAGCAACAGTTAAAAGACAAATTAAGGAACAATTTAATAAAATTGGCACCTCGTCTTTATCCGCCGTCAAAATTGAATTGCCAGAAGAAATCTCTTATGACGAAATTAAATATGTGTTGATTGATTATTTAGTCAATGATAGGTAA